TGGAAACCGTTCAAAGGTTCAGGGATATGGGGGTAAAAAAAGTCGCCCCCTCCCATTGTTCAGGGGATCGGATAAGGGATGCCTTCAGAGAAGAATACGGAGAACACTTCATAGAGTACGGTGTGGGAAAAATAATTCATTTATAGACAATAACGCGTATAATGTTTCTGAGGTTTTAAACAAATTAAAAAGGGAGGCAAAATGAGGTTTTTTTGTATTTTTGCTGGATTTTTTTCCGCAGCCAGCCTTTTCGCTGGAAACGGCGGATGGAACCATGGCCTTGAAACGAGGTTTGCGAATATAGTCAGCGTAAGCGAGGACTGCGACAATGTCGATCTTTTGCCGGCACGGCATTCTACAACGGGTCAGGTTTTGCCTGATAAAGATATTGAGATGGCTTCAAGCCCTTCCAGATACGCCCCGTTGTGGGGAAACGATCTGCTCGTATCGAACGGGTGGAACCTTGCCTCAAGAAGCAAAATAGCGTTCGACTACGGAAATGACAACTGCATCTACGCCGCCGCCATCCATGCGACGAGCACACCTACCGATTCGATAGTGTTTTTGAAATCTACTGATCTGGGACACACGTGGACACCATTTTTTGCACTGACAAACTATGCTGATTTTCTCCTGATGCAGGATTTCAGTTTCAGGGTCGACAGGAACGCTGTGTCAAACCCCAACATTTATATAGCTCTCACCGACTCCAATTACACCGAAAACCAGAGGGAGATGTGGTTTTTTATTCTCGACCAGTCGTCTTTAAATCTCATTCCCGTTTTTTTCGACCCCGACACTTCGTCTTATTTTGTTTCGCCGACGAACGTCGCGATGGACATCACGGACGATGCGACTCCGCAGATCTGGATTACCTACAACAGAATAACTACGGCGGTTGGTTGGACGAGTGTATTTTCGACTGACGGAGGGTCGTCCTGGGCAATACAAAATCACTCTGCATCATCTGGAGGCGGAGGGTGCGACGTTTGTGTGGGGCCTGACGATTACGTTTACATAACAACCGTATACACTGAAAGCAATTACGCACTGAGGATGAACAGAAGACAGTTTTCTGCATACGGGGATTATTTATACGTATCTCCGACGACATCCGAGGAGAGATATTTTCCTTCTGTCGCTTCCCACATGGAGGCTGCGTACGGTTCAAACGTCGTTCACGTTCTCTATCAGACAGGCAGTGGATCGGCTTCGAGAATAAAGAACTCGTACTCGACGGACGGCGGCACAAACTGGGCGCTGGACAATTCCTGGTCTCCGATAGGTGACGTCTATGCCGTCAGGCCTTTTGTCAGGTGCGGTTGGAACTGCGACCAGTTTATTGGCTTAGCGGCGAGGATGGACACGGATTCTCTTGCGACGGCATGGTCGTCTGATCAGACCTGGGGCAGCGCGGCATACGTAAATGATTACCAGATAACTGGTGAAATAACCGCCCGTGGTTTTGTCGTCGACTCGACTGGAAGACAAGTGATATACAGGGAATTTGGCTCTGACAACCTCTGGTACGACAGGTATGACATGACACTCGGTGTGGAGGAAGAAGTTCAGGGAACCGCGCAAATCATGAAGATTTCTGTTAAAGGTAAAAATATCGAAATCAATTTCAGTCTGAATGCCGAGCAAAAAGTCAGAATAGACTTGTACGACGTGACAGGAAGAAACGTCTTGAATATCTGCGACAGAGTTTTTCCCCAGGGAGAACATCATCTGGATTATGAAATGGGCTACCTTTCTGGTCCATACATAGTCAACTTCTCCCGTGGAAGCTTAACAACTTCAGAGAAAATTATTTTGTTCTGATTCAAAACATGCTACGCGGCTCCATCAAGGGAGCCGCGTAAATACAAAAATAATCCCTTTAGATCTTGTTTGAGAAAAATTAAAATTACTCTATTTCTCTCTCCATCCTCACCATTTCATATTGGAGCTTGAAGCCTGCTTTTTGGCACGCCCTGGCTATGTCTTCATCTGGAAAAGTCAGAATAAGCTCGTCTTTCGTCGAACTCAGATAGGAACCGATCGAATCTATCACAGAAGGCAAATCGAGGTGAGGTTCAAGAAGTATGAAAGGGGAACAACCTGGCAGGTCCGCTACCAGGCGGGTTATGCCTTTGATCGTCGATTCTCCTTCGACAAACAAAAGTGCGAATTTCCGGGGAGGAGAATGCTGTTCAACTATGTAATCCCACTCTGAAGGTAAAATTGCCCTGAGGGTTTCGCTCAGGTCTCCGATGGATAGAACCCTTGTCCGAGGTTTCTTGTCTTCGGATGCGGTTCTTCGGTGAAGGGGAGCGATGTACTGGAATAGGTCTCCGACTTCTTCAAAGTCGTGTTTTTTGTAAAGCTCAAGAGCCGCTTCGTTGCTCTTCTCGACTGCGAGGGTGATTTTGGAAAAAGACATTTTCTTGCTTGAGTTCAGAGCAATCTCAACGAGCCTGCTCGCTATGCCTTTTCTACGATACCTTCCTATTACGGCGATTCTATGAATGTGGGCTGATTCCTTGAAACTTACATGAGAGTAGGCGGCAAGTTTGCCGTCGAGCCTGACGGTCCAGAATTTGTCCTTGAGGTATTCTTCAAAAACACCTCGTGAAACAACAGGTTCTCTTGGAAAACATTCGCGGTCTACAGCTAAAAATTCTTCATATTTTATTTCTGAACCGAGAGCGATTTCAAATCTCAGCATGAATTGATCCAGTTTTTATCATGGGCGTTTTCATAGTCAATGAATTGTAATACAATCTATGGTTTTCTTCCACCTATAAAGACTCCACCGATAAAAGCCGAAGGGGTATATTAAATCAAAATTATGAAATAATCTCAGAGGCTTGGGAGTATAACCCAATAAAAAGGAGGAAAAATGAAAAGACTGCTCGCCGCTGTTATCGCGATTTGGGCGATAGCTTCCTGCAAGAACCCACAATTGGCGGGTGACAGAACCGTCAGGGTTGAAAGCCCTGCAATTGAAGTCGTCTTTGTCCTGGACGCTACCGGGAGCATGACAGGCCTGATTGAGGGTGCAAAACAAAAAATCTGGTCGATAGCAAATGAAATTCTCGAAGGTGATCCCGTTCCAGATGTCAGAATAGGACTTGTTGTATACAGAGACAGAGGGGATGAGTTCATAGTCAAAAAATACGATATAACGGACGACATAGATAAAATTTACGTCGACCTGACATCTGTGAGAGCTGACGGAGGAGGGGATTTTGAAGAAGATGTCAACCAGGCTCTTTCATGGGCTGTGGACAGCATGTCTTGGTCGGATTCGGAGAATGTTTTGAGGCTTGTGTTTCTCGTAGGCGACGCTCCTCCTCATATGGACTACAACGAAAAGGAATACAGAGAAATCTGCAAGGACGCTCTCGAGAATGAAATTATAATCAACACGGTGAGATGCGGCACGGAAGAAAACACGCGCAAGGTTTGGGAAGAGATTGCGCATCTTGCCGAAGGAACCTATACTTCGATAGGATACGAGGCGTCACAGACTATAGCGACGCCTTACGACGAAGAGATAGCGGGTCTAAGCAGAGATTTGTACGGCACCGTTCTGATCTACGGAAAAACAGATGATGTCTCCATGGCAGAAGCCACTCTCGGAGCAAGCGAGGAGATAGCGGCTGGCTCTCCTTCTACCGCTGCCGACAGAGCTGTTTTTGCTTATTCGAAAGCTTCTTCCGGTTATGGGTTTGTGTCGGGAGATTTGGTCAGCGAAATTATTGAAGGAAATATTGATTTAAACGAAGTCGAAGAAGATGAAATGCCTGATCTTTTAAAAGATATGTCTATGGATCAAAGGGTCGCTTACATCGACAGCCTTAGAGTTGAAAGGGATAAAATCACGCAGAGGATGGCAGAATTGACCAGAATGAGAGATGATTATATCATGGAAAATTCCGGTGAAGTAAAGGATGCTTTCGACATCTTTGTCGTGGAGACATTGAAGAAACAAGCCGAAATAATCGGCGTCAGTTATTGAGGTGAAAAATGAAAATGTTTTTATTGCTCATACTCTCCCTTTTCGCTTCGTTGTTAAAAGCGGACGGTTTCATCATAGTACCCCCGGAACCGTATCTACCGAATCCGATTCAGGTAGAAGTAAAGTATCATCATGTGGACATTGAGCTGGATCACCAGTTCGCCCAGGTTCACATCGACCAGGAATTTTACAATCCTAACAACCGGGAAGTGGAAGGAAGATACATCTTTCCGATACCTGAAGAGGCTGCTGTATCGGATTTTGTACTGTGGATAGAAGGGGAAAAAGTTCATGGTGAAATCAAAGACGCCGAAGAAGCCATGCGGATATACCAGGATATCGTCCTGAGAATGATAGATCCGGCGATTCTCAGATATGCCGGTCAGGATATGTTTGAGGCGAGAATATACCCTTTTCCCGCAAAAGGGTCAAGAAGGTCCGAGCTCGATTACCAGCAACTCGTCAGAAAGGACGGAAATCTATACAGGTTTATTTACCCTCTTTCTACCGAGAGGTTCTCTTCAAAAAACCTTGAAAGCGCGGTCATAAGGATAGACCTTGAAACCGACAAACCTATCAAAAACATCTATTCTCCTTCCCATCTGATAGACGTCAGCTACATAGATTCGAAACACGCAGAGATTACATGGGAAGAAAGGGACGTTAAACCAGACAAGGATTTCATACTCTATTATTCTTTGAACGAAGAAGAAGTGGACCTGTCGGTGATAACATATAAACCCAAAAGAGGAGACGACGGATATTTTATTCTTCTCGGCTCGGTGGGAAGCGGTGAAGTTCAAGCTACCCCCAAAGACATAGTTTTCGTAGTCGACCGTTCAGGATCGATGAGGGGCGAGAGGATTGAAATGGTAATTGACGCTTTAGAATACTGCGTTGACAACCTAAACCCCGATGACAGGTTCAACATTATAACCTTTTCATCGAGGACAGAAACACTTTTCGAAGACCTTTCGAGAGCTTCAAGGGTCAACGTCGGCGACGCAGAAGATTTTATAGAGGACATAGTCGCAAGAGGAGGCACAAATATCGGGAGTGCGTTGGACCTGGCATTCGATCAGGATTTCAACGGTGACAGGCCATCTTTCATAGTTTTTTTGACTGACGGGTATCCGACAGTTGGCGAGATGGACTTGGGTAAAATTGTAGAGAAAGTCGAAGGTTTCGACGATGCCAAAATGTTCGTCTTCGGGATAGGCAAGGACGAAATCAACGCGATCTTGCTCGACGCGATGTCCGAAGCCGGCAGAGGACTCGTGGAATACGTAAAAGACGGCGATACTCTGGACGTCATAATAAGCTCTTTCTACGACAAGATTTCCCATCCTGTCTTGACAGACATATCAGTCAACTTTGGAACGGCAGGCGCTTACGATATCGTTCCACGGACTCTGCCCGATATTTTTGAAGGTCAACAGCTCATCATTACCGGAAGATACAGAAACGGAGGGGATTCGAGGATTTATCTGACGGGAGAAAGAGGCGGCGACAAGCAGGAATTCATTTTCACAGCGGATTTCACCGAATACGACAGGGACCTCGATTTTATCGGCCGCTACTGGGCGATGAGACAGGTAGGAACGCTTCTCAGGGAAATCAGGTTGAACGGTGAAAATCCCGAACTTGTGAGCGACATAAAAGCTATAGCCCTTGAGTTCGGAATTGTCACGCCCTACACTTCCTACCTTGTCACCGAGACAGAAGAAATGCTCGCCGGAGGAGATTTTGACGACATCAGGACCATGTCCTCTGAAGAGCTGATGAGAGACGGTTCGCTTGCTCCCGCAATGGGCGAAAAAAGCGCCTCCGGTGGTTTCGCGGTGGATGTCTCGAGCACAATAGACAGAATGGCAGAGGGGCGGGTTCAGGAAGTCGTGCACAACCCCGTTATAAATTACATAAACGGAGTTACATTCGTTAAAGAAGGCAATGTGTGGAGGCAAAACGGTTATGAAGGCCAGACAGTTGAAAAAATAGTTTTTGGAAGCGATGAATTCTTCAAACTTCTGTCTGAAAGTCCTGAGGCAGGTGATTTCATGTCTCTTGGAGACGTGATTTTCAAAATTGGTGACGCCTGGTTTGAGCTGACACGCTGATCAGGCGGAAACGATCATAGAAAGGCGGTCCCCGGACCGCCTTTTTTTATTTTCATCACAATGATTTGAGTATATCATTATTGCATCTGCGGAAAATGATCCGCCGTCACTTCCTTTGGGAAAGGAACAGATGGAAGACATCGGCGATATCGAAAAAAATCTCGAATCCTGTTCAGACGACGATGAAAGAGTTTCTGTTCTCCTTGAAATGTCCGAAAAATGGCGAAATAAAAACATCGAAAAATCGTTATTTTTCTCTGAAAAGGCTCTGTCAATTGCAGAGAATAACGGCGACAAAAGGCAGATTGCCAAATCTGTTTTTTACGTGGGCACAGGAAAGGCTCTTTGCGGAAAACTCCGAGAATCCGTGATCTTGTTTGAAAAAGCCCTCGAAATCGCCGAAGAGATA
This window of the candidate division WOR-3 bacterium genome carries:
- a CDS encoding GNAT family N-acetyltransferase, whose product is MLRFEIALGSEIKYEEFLAVDRECFPREPVVSRGVFEEYLKDKFWTVRLDGKLAAYSHVSFKESAHIHRIAVIGRYRRKGIASRLVEIALNSSKKMSFSKITLAVEKSNEAALELYKKHDFEEVGDLFQYIAPLHRRTASEDKKPRTRVLSIGDLSETLRAILPSEWDYIVEQHSPPRKFALLFVEGESTIKGITRLVADLPGCSPFILLEPHLDLPSVIDSIGSYLSSTKDELILTFPDEDIARACQKAGFKLQYEMVRMEREIE
- a CDS encoding VWA domain-containing protein, which translates into the protein MKRLLAAVIAIWAIASCKNPQLAGDRTVRVESPAIEVVFVLDATGSMTGLIEGAKQKIWSIANEILEGDPVPDVRIGLVVYRDRGDEFIVKKYDITDDIDKIYVDLTSVRADGGGDFEEDVNQALSWAVDSMSWSDSENVLRLVFLVGDAPPHMDYNEKEYREICKDALENEIIINTVRCGTEENTRKVWEEIAHLAEGTYTSIGYEASQTIATPYDEEIAGLSRDLYGTVLIYGKTDDVSMAEATLGASEEIAAGSPSTAADRAVFAYSKASSGYGFVSGDLVSEIIEGNIDLNEVEEDEMPDLLKDMSMDQRVAYIDSLRVERDKITQRMAELTRMRDDYIMENSGEVKDAFDIFVVETLKKQAEIIGVSY
- a CDS encoding VWA domain-containing protein, with the translated sequence MKMFLLLILSLFASLLKADGFIIVPPEPYLPNPIQVEVKYHHVDIELDHQFAQVHIDQEFYNPNNREVEGRYIFPIPEEAAVSDFVLWIEGEKVHGEIKDAEEAMRIYQDIVLRMIDPAILRYAGQDMFEARIYPFPAKGSRRSELDYQQLVRKDGNLYRFIYPLSTERFSSKNLESAVIRIDLETDKPIKNIYSPSHLIDVSYIDSKHAEITWEERDVKPDKDFILYYSLNEEEVDLSVITYKPKRGDDGYFILLGSVGSGEVQATPKDIVFVVDRSGSMRGERIEMVIDALEYCVDNLNPDDRFNIITFSSRTETLFEDLSRASRVNVGDAEDFIEDIVARGGTNIGSALDLAFDQDFNGDRPSFIVFLTDGYPTVGEMDLGKIVEKVEGFDDAKMFVFGIGKDEINAILLDAMSEAGRGLVEYVKDGDTLDVIISSFYDKISHPVLTDISVNFGTAGAYDIVPRTLPDIFEGQQLIITGRYRNGGDSRIYLTGERGGDKQEFIFTADFTEYDRDLDFIGRYWAMRQVGTLLREIRLNGENPELVSDIKAIALEFGIVTPYTSYLVTETEEMLAGGDFDDIRTMSSEELMRDGSLAPAMGEKSASGGFAVDVSSTIDRMAEGRVQEVVHNPVINYINGVTFVKEGNVWRQNGYEGQTVEKIVFGSDEFFKLLSESPEAGDFMSLGDVIFKIGDAWFELTR